The Drosophila sulfurigaster albostrigata strain 15112-1811.04 chromosome 3, ASM2355843v2, whole genome shotgun sequence genomic sequence AATCGTTATCATCCGTTTCTAATTAATGCTGCGTTCAACATGTGCGACATAATATCAAAGAGAAATTTTATACCGTATGGCACAATCTTTTGGAAGATAATCAAACAATATACGAACGTAAATCACAGTTGTCCTTTTCtggtaaatatattttaactatttataacCAATTATTctgatttaattgatttctcAGGGCCATCTCTTTGCACGCAACTTGTACATTGATGCGAACAGCTCTTTCATACCGAGATTTCCTCTCGGTTTCTATATGATATCCTTTAAGGTTAGCGAAAACTATCCCGATCGACCCAGCGAACATGTTGGTCTCATTAAGTATTATGTTCATGCTGCGGAAATGGTGCAAATCAAGAAGCGAAGGGATCAAATCAGTAAATCGGCAAATGGATAAATTTATACTTTATCAAACAAAATAGAGCAATGCATTTGAACATTCAATAGAGTGTAGAATACCTCTCGATcattgaattataaataaatttaattgcattttgtcgtctctgtatttattatttgattcgAATCTTAATTGTCCCCATTTCATAGTTATGGAGTGTTTAATGGGACAACCGGTTATAAAAGGAATTTTGCGGTTAGTTCATTGACAGTATTCTAAACCATATGAAACAATTGGTGGATCAATTCTTGATCGGCTTGTTACTGAACTGTGTATTGTTATTGTGTGTAGCACGTATATAGACTAGATTTTTGAGCTGGTTAATCTGGAGACGTCCACTGGAAAGTTCGCTGGTCCTGTATCTCACAAAGTCAAGAGCATTGTATGCCAAGGGAATTCGTAGATTATTGCGAATGTAAGCTGCACTCTCGTCATTAAGCCATATATGTTAATTATTCAAAGCTCAATCAATGTAACCAGATTTTCAGTTCAATAGCACAGAATGTAGAtattatttttcagtattaaCCATGTCCTCGTATATTACActcgtatattttattttggtcgTCCAACTGCTCTGGGAAGtggtaataaaaaataaaattcaactaCAATACAATTGTTTAACAAGATGATAATGCGATAATTTTACAGAGTCTAGTGATCCTAAAACTGTATTGAAAACAAGAAATCTCGACTGTTATCCAAATCCCAAGCATGTCAAAAATGTTTCGTGCTCACTTAAAGCTAAAAACTGGAATACAGCAGTTACTCAAATGGATTTTGATTTAGTTATTCAATTACGTAATGCATCCGTAAGTAAATTGATCGATCTGtgtatttaatatgatttttatataaaaactatCTTACAGGGACAAATTGAGTTCTTTAAAAAAGGTTATAACAGTAGGTATCATCCATTTCTGGTAAACGTTCAAGTAAATTTGTGTGATTTGTTATCCAAAagaaattatgcaacatatatCGTAATAATGATGAAAGTTCTCAAACGATTTTCGAATGTAAATCACAGTTGTACTTATACGGTAATATCctttaaatattacataacTAGCTCAACTTTCCTTCAATTAATCAATAGCAAATATAAACAGGGCCATTTGATGGCACGAAATTTGTATATGCTTGATACTGATTTTCCAGTTGACGCATTGGGAGTTTATTTAATAGAGTTGCTTGGCTATGTCAAACTATTTTTCGAAGCCATGGAATATGTGCAGCCAAATAAGaaaaaactcaattaaatttaatccCAAGTTTagacatacatttttatattttaattaattttatattcacgTTTTGTTCATTCTCGTTATATTTGAAGCATTAAACATTGGAATATagggatgatgatgatgatgattttacCAAAATTGTGTTGTTAATTCGGTCGGTTAATTCGGtatagtaatatttataactataCTGATCGATACTTTCGATATGATGAAATAATGACTCTCCACACAATTTTGGagacaacaacattaacacataatgcaaatataataaagcaattaaaaacgcTACTAAAAAACGATTTACTATAGGGATTATTTGTCATAGTCGCAAACTTAGTATAATaatgtgaaattttaaatacaaagtTTACAGTTTTAATCATGTATTCATATATTTcacaagtttatttaattctcggctttcatttgctttgtgAAGTGGTAATTAAAGTATCGAAGTAAACTTTATTATCTTGACCTAATTGAGATACTCCACAGTTCAGTAATCCAGATATTGTACTTAAAACCAAGAATCTCGAATGCAATCCAAACCCGAGGTTTGTCGTTAATTCTACTTGCCTTGTAAAGGCTAAAAATTGGACTAATGCAGTTGTTCAAATGGATTGCGATCTTGTTATGCCAATACGCAATATATCGGTAAGTGTCTAGAGCGAGGCGtataaagcaaaaatacatatatattttttattttcagacaagaattgaattttttaaaaagggTTATAATAATAGTTTCCATCCGTTCCTGGTCAATGTACTTGTCAATGTGTGTGATGTAATGTCGAAGAGAAGTTTCACAACATACGGCACTATGATGATAAAGGTTCTGAAGCAGTTTACCAATGTTAATCACACTTGTCCTTTCGAAGTAATATCCTTCAATATAATTGagatttctattaaatttacgTAATTTTTACAGGGTCATATGATAGCCCGAAACTTGTACATTCGTGGTACTGATTTTATGATGCCATTGATACCATTGGGCGTTTATCTAATATCTTTTAGTGTTTATGAAAACTTTGCGAACGGAAGCATCGATTCGATTGGCGtcgtaaaattttatttcgaaGCGATGGATTTTGTTcagccaaaaaataaaaagctgtaaaaatatttacaaaaaatgggctacaaaaatataattataaataagttcatttaaaattattctcaaaataagaATGGGAATTATTACtggaaaattgtaattaaaatataaacgtTGAACAGTTTAAAGTGCATTAATGTATGTTCCATTTGAGAACGATTATTAAGCAATCGAACCATTTCCATTGCTCGCAGTCGTTATAATGCCTTATTCATTTGTGGTTATTCTATGTTTGTCGTACGTTTTGAGTGTGgtaaataataacatataaatttcaattcaaaacgTATATGGATTTGTATTTTCAGCTTGCAGACTCTCCAATGGTGTACAAATCGATGAATATTGAATGTCTGCCCGATGCCAAATATGTTGTAAAATCCACATGCGTGGTATAGGCTGAAAATTGGAATAAAGCTGTTCTATTCACGGACTGTGAGCTCATTTCGACGGTAATTATATAGACTGcacttaattataatttttcactCACAAATAGGTTCACTCTGAACTTTTTAAGAAGGATTATAATAATCGGTATCATCCGTTTCTGATCAATGCAGCTTTCAATATGTGCGACGTAATatcaacaagtaagaaaactacagtcgagtgtactcgactgtgagatacccgctacccattttgaataaaagcaatatattttgcggtattattctcaaaatattccaaatatactgtaagaaatactaaaaaatatataccaaatggtatatgtggtgtatcgatatagtaccgcattcaaagtataccatagacggcacaaagcaactaagactccTAGTAAGTAgtcgtttttgcccatacaaaagtatttctttaataacttcgacaatttttatctgatcgcaaccaaattttcaggaatcataaatactatagttgttattgtatataccaaaattcgtaaatctagctttacgcttgttattcgatttttttgttttggggggcggaagggggcgtggcaaaaatttgaaacaaacttgatctgcgtgcaagcataacaaatgctgtcgaaaaaaaattatagctctatctcttatagtctctgagatctaggtgttcctactgacagacacacagacggacagacggacatggctagatcgtctcggcagttgcctccttctacctgttacatacatttcctgtcggcataaagttataatacccttctaccctatgggtaacgggtataaaaagaaactttATACCCTATGACACAATCTTTTGGAAAATAATCAAACAGTACACGAATATAAATCACAGTTGCCCCTATAtggtaaatacatataaattaattaattatttaaacaattctTCTGATTCTATTGATTTTACAGGGTCATATGTTTGCTCGCAACTTGTACATTGATTGGAGCTCTTTCATACCGAGATTTCCGCTCGGTTTCTATATGATATCCCTTAAGGTTAGCGAAAAGCATCCTGATCGACCAAGCGAACATGTTGgtctcattaaattttatgtacaTGCTGCAAATCAAGAAGCAGAGGGATCAAAGTAGTAAATCAGCAAATCGAActaacatatttcaaaattattcgaTACATAGAGTACTTATCAATTATAGATGAATTTAATGGCATTATACTTCgaagtttattttatgtgaTTGAAATCTTAATTGTCCTCATTTCGCAGTTATAATTGGCTTAATGAGTGAgcagataataaaaaaaacgttaCTATTAGTTCATTTGGCAGTATTCTAAACGACATGAAACAGCTGGTTGATCAGTTCTTGCTCAGCTTTTTGCTGATCAATTGCATATCAAATGTAGTACGTATATAAAATAGATTCTTGAGCTGcttaatatactacatatcCTCTGGAAAGTCCGCAGGTCCCGTGTCCTTCAAAGCAAAGAGTATAATATGCCAAGTGAATTCGATGTTTATTTCGAATGTCAGCTGCAATCTAATCGCCGTTAGTTGGGTAAAGTCCTATGTTAATGCTGACTGTTATCTATTGCAGCCGCTAAAAGATATCACGGTGAGTgaacatattattatatattcaacctgaaaatatatttaatttgcttattgATTGCAGATTGAGGCGACTTTCTTCAAGAAAGACAATACAAATCAGTTCAAGCCATTCATGTTCCCATTCAACTTCAGTGTTTGTCACCAAGATATGAAGTATCAACTCATTCCCTTTTCGGATCTCGTCATTGAACATCTGCGCACCTACACGAATGTCAATCACAGCTGTCCTTATATGGTAGGTGTTTGTTGTTCATTGTTCAACATTAACAAACTGTTTTCTAGGGACACATGTTTGCCCGCCAACTGATGACCGATGAAGGTCAATTACCCAATATGCCCATCAGCGAATACAAAATGATATTTCGTTTCTTTGAAAACACGAATTTTCTGGGGAAAGTGAGTGCGGTTTTAGAAGTTTTCGAAGATCACAGTTCGCGCAGGAAGTTGAAGACATtgaaatcaaacaattttggaATAAATCTCacaaga encodes the following:
- the LOC133839924 gene encoding uncharacterized protein LOC133839924, with the translated sequence MVYKSMNIECLPDAKYVVNSTCVVKAENWNKAVLFMDCELILPLRNSTVQMELFKKGYNNRYHPFLINAAFNMCDIISKRNFIPYGTIFWKIIKQYTNVNHSCPFLGHLFARNLYIDANSSFIPRFPLGFYMISFKVSENYPDRPSEHVGLIKYYVHAAEMVQIKKRRDQISKSANG